AGCGACAGCACCTCACGGCGCCACCGAGTTACAGCTCGCCCTgctgcccccaccccccaggAACGAGGAGCAGATGGAACcagcccgacccccccccccatgacccGCTACCCAAACCGattaatcaccccccccccccaaatcatcccCCCTCCGAGTCCTCATTCTGTCGATGCTGCCCGGCCTGCCGAGCATTTTCAATGGTCTCCCCGTCTTCTGCCATCCTCTCCCACCCCGTTCTTCTCTTTCCCCCAAACTAGCCTTGCACCCTCTCCCCCTgcttccctcaccctctcccccagcctccctcaccccctcccccagcctccctcaccctctcccccagcctccctcaccctctcccccagcctccctctccctccctcaccctctcccccagcctccctctccctcccccccaggaGGGATTGGGGTCGCACCTTTGGCCGCTTGGCCCGAGACGCCATCTTGCCGCTTGTGCTTGGCCGGGTCACGCCGATCACTTCCGGTGGCAGGGCGAACGCGCGGGCCCGCCTCTTAAAGGGCCAGGCCTCCCCCCCCATATCCATCCCTCCCCAGCCCTATTTCCCTATCTCCCCCCGCCCTATCTACCTCCCTCCATCTGTccaccctatctctctctcctcctcgtcCTATCTCCCACCCGCCCTATCTCCCTCCCTATCTCCATCCCACCTCTCTCCTATCCCTCCCTATCTCCATTCCTCCtccatatctctctccccccccccccccccactttcaggGAAGCTGGTGGAtggggaagcttttaaaaatcaTCCGAAGACAACTAAAAGCAAAGATCTTTGACTAAAAGgggttcggcctgaaacgtcgcctatttcctttgctccatcgatgctgctgcacccgctgagtttctccagcatttttgtgcacctccgattttccagcgtctgcagttccttcttgaacaactaaAAAGGTAGTGAGAAAAGATTAAATATGAAGGTTGGCTGGCCAAGAATATGAAAGATACCAAAAGTTTTTACAGATACATATAAAGAGTAAAAgaaaggcaagagtggacattggactgtTGAAAAATGACGTTAGAGTAGTAGTaagtggtcttcttcttcttgcctatagcgtgtacagcctaaagttgtaggacaacttgttctatttgatcttatttgattgtgcacaccaggttgattgcatttgttgaaacagggtggaccacgtgatggttgcaatctcccacagtaagtggtctgaagaagggtctcgacccaagaaacgtctcccatttcttctctcccgagatgctgcctgtcctgctgagttactccagcattttgtgtttctctaGAGAAGTAGTAATGAGGAACATAGAAATTGTGGATAAAGTTAATGTTTATTGCGTGAGCCATCACAGTGAAAAACACCAGTAATGTGCCAGAAATTCAATAGAGTCCGGGAGCAGTCACTTTTATTGAGAAGGTGCTGGGGATGCTGAACGATCTGAAGATGAATGTCACCTGGACTTCATGGATTTCACCCAAGGGTTGTGAAAGAAGTAGCcgtagattgtggaggcattagtagtgatctttcaagtaTCACTGTAAtcaggaatggttccagaggactggaaaattgcaaatttaaccactgtttaagaagggtttgaggcaaaataaattataggccagttagtctgacttccGTGGTTGGTAACATTTTAGAGTCCATTGTTAAGGATGAGGTTTCGGGGTACTTTGAAGCACATAATAAAATAGGGCAAATTCAGCATGGTTTCGTTATGCGGAGATTTTGCCCGACAAATCTTTTCAGAAGACCTTTGATAAGATGCTGTACGCGAGGCTTCTAAACAAGATAGGAGCCTATGGTTTTGGAGGCTAGGTAGTAgcggatagaagattggctgactggcagaaggcatacatggggctttttctggttcgcTGCCGGTGACTAATGGTGACATATGTGTTAATGATCTGGAtagtggaattgatggctttgcggCCAGGATTGCGGATGATACGATGAGAGGCTGCTGAAGGGCTTGCGACAGGTTGAAGAGAGGCCAAAGAGGCAAAtagaatacagcgtagcaaagtatATGGTCAaacactttggtagaaggaataaaggtgtagactactttctaaataggaaggattcagaaattggaggtgcacagacttgggagtactggtgcagaattcccaaaaggTTGAGTTGGTTGCAAGAAAGGCAAATGTAATGCtagcattcatttcgagaggattagaatgtaaaagcaaggatgtaatgttgaggctttatcaggcactggcacatttggaatattatgagcggttttatctgagaaaggacatgccgacattggagagggtccagaagtttACGAGGATGATTGAGTTAATGTATGAAGATTGAAGCCTCTGGGTCTGTACTCCCTGGAGCTTAGATGgataggggggatctcattgaaacctaccagataatgatcgagtggatgtggaaaggatgtttccagtaatgtgaTAGTCTGGAACTATAgaacacagcttcagaataaaaggacataccttcaaaTTGGAGATGAGCAATTCCTTTATCCAGAGCTGGCCAATCTGCAGAATTAATTGACATggatggctgtgaaggccaagacaTTTTatgtatttgtaaggcagagattgataggttcttgattaggaaaggtgtcaaaggttacggggagaaggcaggaggaaaaaatagatcagccatgattgaatggctgattcAAATTAATGGactaatgggctaattctgctcctatgtcttatggagaTAAGAAACCTGTTTGCTAACCCTATCATGATTGTAAATTGAATTAATATTGATCAATAaacggtcggcatggacatgacaGACCACATGGGACTGCATATGCACTGTATGATTCTGACTGTCGGAAGGATTAAAAAACAATTCTCCCATGACAGCTGGAAAGGGTCAGCACATTCAGTCCAACCTCAAAGTGCTGGCGGATGGGGACTCCAGGTGACAGGTTTGGCAGAATGCTGTATCCATGACTATCTCTCATGTTCCACAATCCATGGGTTCAAACCCCAGCACATGGACACGTGATATAGAATTGTCCATGTAAAAGCTCCGTATGTAGGTAAGAGGTGGAACAGATGGGGGGAAGATGATGAGCCGGAGATAGGAAAGGCGAAGGGGGACGAAACTTGGGTGGATAGATACGCAGTGACAGACTCCCACGTCTACTTCGACTATACCTCTTCCCATCCTATCTCCTGTAAGGACCCTGTCCTTTTATCTCAGTTTCTTCAGCTCATTACATCTGCTTTTAGGATGAGGGTTTCTGCTCCAGGACCTCCTGAAATGCCCTTTCTTCCATGGTTGATGGTTTTCATTTTCCTCCTGCTCGTCATGAATGTGGAATTTAAAACACAGAATGATGCATTTAATCCATTTTGCGCACATCTGCTCTTACCATCCCCTCGCCCCAGAAAGAGGAGAGGTAGAGCTCCTctcatcctcacctttcaccctactACTCTCCACATTGAACATAACATATTTTGCCTCTTCCACatactccaatgggatcccaccacgagccacatctcctctcccccgctTTCTACAGGGACTATTCTCTCTGAGATTCCCTGCTGCTCTCATTTCCTCTCACCCATCCCTCCCCAATCCCTAGTACTTTCCTCCCTGCAACCATAAGGGGGTTAACACCTGTCCCTCCACACCTCTCACCATTGTACAGGTGACCCAAAACCAAATCATCGATATAAACCACAACGCTATTCACAAGCTTCCAGTCTGTAAAACAAACTTCCACCTtctccctctgcttccttccatgaagccaattctctaaccAGTCGGTTAGCTCTTGCTGGATCCCATTTGATCTAACTGTCCAGAACAGCGTACTatatggaaccttatcaaatgttccTCATGTTTACCTTGGATCTTACAACAGTGCAGGACACAGACCAAAGGCTTAGTGGGAATTGGATGAGGAATTACAGTAGGAATTACAGTAACAGGAATTTCAGGGTCATTCCTGCAGATAGTCTGCAACAGATAGTCTGAAAAGCAATCACCCGATCTGTGATAATTTTCTCCAATGTAAAGGACACCAAATTAAGTGCACTAGATAGGATGAAGTACAAGTCAATCACTGCTTCACCTAGAAAGACTGGTGGGAAGGGAGTAAGTGATAGGACAAGTGCTGAATCACCCAAGGTtgcaggggaaagagagggagaataTGTGTCTTGTGGTGAAATCTATTTGTAGGTGGTGGAAATTTGCCGATAATTATTTCTATCCTTGTTCAGTCATGAGTGAGGAGTGCAAGCAGAGGCACAGAAACGGTGAGATGTGATCAAAGCTTTGTTAATTGCGGTGGTGGGGTAGCCACAGTTCAGGAAGAAGACATTTAAGAGGTACATGTATAGAGAGTCTCATCATCAGACTAAATACTACAAGGGACGAAGAAACAGGGAGAGTGTAATAGAACTGGTAGGGGAGGCAGGGTGGGATGAAGAATAGTGGAGGTAGCCGTGGAAGTCAGTGGGCTTGTAATGGATGTTAGCACCTGGCCTATCtctgagatggagacagagagatccagAATAGGGAAGAGTCCGAGATGGACAGAGTAAAGGTGTGTCGGCAGCAAAAGTAATGAAACTATTCAGTTCTACGGATGCAGGAGGGAGCACTGGTACAGTCATCAATGTAGTGTAAAGCGATGGTGCTTGCCTTGGTTCGGACTGGAACAAGCACTGTCTCTTAAAAGGACAGGACAGCATTATGCACGCACGTGTCCAGAGCTGCAACATTGATCTGAAGGAAGTGGAGTTGTTGATGGAGGGGAACTGGTTGGGCCCCTGAGGTGGGATGGAGGTGTAAAgagattgtctatccatgatgaaGACAAATCAGTTGGAATTAGGGAACTGGAAGCAGTGGAAGTGGCAGAGGGTATTTGAGGTGTCATGGAGATAAGTGGGAAGGGAATGAACCAGGGGAGAAAGGATGGTGTCACGGTATGAAGATTTAAGTTTGGTGgggcaagatggctgaaacatggGTCTACCAGGGCAGTCCTGCTTGTGGATTTTGGACAGGATATAAGAGGCGGCACTGCAGGCTGGGACTCGTGTCTAAATCCCTATTACTATGTTCTCATCTTCCAACTGTTCCCATTCAATCACTGACCAGGCAACCATGTTCACAGGTAATCTCACAGTCATCTTTGTTTTATCCTATCAGAgacaccttctcccccccccagctTAATAAGCTTCTTCTGTCGCTTTTTCAATTAGATGAGTTCCATAGTATTAAATTGTCACGTTATTGCACCTCTACCTCAAATGGGAAATTCACATCTGATCTAATACAGCATGACTCTCTTTTCAAGCTCAGTGAAGGTGTTACCTACCACGGCTGTTGAAAGTCCCAAATGTTTCCTGCAAGTTACAACTCAGTGCATGTAGAATATTACTGTCATCACGAATTGTTGATTTTatttgttaaaaaaaattaaacagtccAGCTGGCAAATTTGATAAGAATGGATGTTTTTTTTCTGTTTCAGTATGCCCTGACATCATTTAACACCTATTAATATAGCAGGGAGCAGAGGTACACTCATGACTGCTACCactgacaatatgtgcaggagtaggccattcggcccttcgagccagcacctccattcaatgtgatcatggctgatcattcccaatcagtctcagcactgagctttgcggtaccccactagtcactgcctgcctttctgaaaggaacccgttaatccccactctgtttcctgctgccaaccaattttttatccatgtcagcactctacccccaataccatgtgccctaattttgcccactaatctcctatgtgggaccttattaaatgctttctgaaagtccaggcacaccacatccactggctctcccttgtccattttcctagttacatcctcaaaaaattccagaagattagtcaggcatttccccttcgtaaatccatgctgacacggaccgatcttgttactgctatccaaatgtgccgctatttcatcttttatgattgactccagcatctgccccaccaccgatgtcaggctaactggtctgattccgttttctctctcccgtctttcttaaaaagtgggataacattagctaccctccaatccactggaactgatcctgaatctatagaacattaaaaaatgatcaccaatgcatccacgatttctagagccacttccttaagtaccctgggatgcagaccatcaggccctggggatttatcagccttcagtcacatcagtctacccaacaccattttctgtctaatgtggatttccttctgttcctctgtcaccccggatcctctggccactagtacatcaggaagattgtttgtgtcctccttagtgaagacggatccaaagtacctgttcaactcatctgccatttccttgttccccataataaagtcacccttttcagtcttcaagggtccaactttggtcttaactaattttttccacttcacatacctaaagaagcttttactatcctcctttatatttttggctagcttaccttcgtacttcatcttttctccccagtgTCTCCCCACTGTGCCTCAGAATTGAAGTTGACTTCTGACCAGTTTTCTCTTGCATGCTAATGCACTTTGACTAGCTTGTGCATGATCTATTTCAATTAGTGCGTAATCAGCAGAAATTCTCCTTGATACAGGACAGCATTCTCATTCAATTGAAAATCTTCGAATGGAACAGGGTCACTTTGTTTACTCAAGTGACATGCAGGAAATAAACCTGGGACACTGAAGATATTCATCCATTCAACATTCACTCAGTCAGCAGATTCAAGGCAATCAGCATTGTCTAATTTCCACAGGTTCTAGGGTGGGAAATCTGGCAgtgaaataaacatctggtgaagAGTGGCTTGCAGATTATTTTaccatttctttttaaattattCACCCCATTACAAATGAAGATCGGCTTTTATAGGAATGTGAGCCAAGACTGCAGAGAAACAACTGCAACTGCAACTGCAGTTTAGTTAAATGGCCGTGCAGATGAACTAACCCAGCATGGTGCAGATTGAGACAACAGAGACGACCAatgctagaatctggagcaaagaaaaaatgccagagtaactcagcaaatcaagcagcaactgtggaggcaaAGAAATGGTCGAAATTTCAGTTCAAGACCATGCAACAGTCACAACTCAAAGCACCaatcatttatttgcctccacagatggtgcttgacccactgagttcttccagcagtttgttttatagTGGAAATTGATCCTGGAATTCTCATATTCAATCCAACAGTTGCTCACCAGCTTAATGATATTAACGAGGTATATTTTATAACTTGAATCATTTCAATTTAGCAAAGACTGGTACAAAAACTTATAAATGTCACGTTAACAAAAGTATTAACTGGAATGTCCTTGATTAAATGGTCATCTATGCTTTACTGACAAACTCAGGGATCTTCCTCTTCACTGATCTGGTTAGACACTGCTGGACCACGGAGTAGAGTTTCTGGCAACCTTCGACACAAGCTTTGATCGCTTCCACTGACGTCTGTTCCTCCCACTCTCCTTTTGACACAAGCCCTGAGATCTGGTTAAGAGTGGGTAGCAGTGCTACAGTTATGCTGCCGTTATCCACACCTTTGGAGCTGGCTGCGTTGAACTCCTCAAGCGCAGTCGGGTCTAAGAGGGAGGTAGCACCACACTGCCTTAAGGAGCAGCCCACAACAACGTCAAACATCTCAATGCCTGCTTCTGCCAGTGCCATGGAGGCACAGGTCAGTGCAGCTGCCAGGGTGGAGCCATCATTCTCCAGAACCATAACATACACGTCAATCTGGGACCTGGGATACTTATGGAGGCAGACAGCAGGCTGCAAACTCTGCTCCATGATCGACGAGTACTCCTTCTCCAGGTTGCCCTGAATCCAAGCAGCTCTTTTCTTGCAGGAGAAAGGGGCAAATCTGGAAAAAAACAAATTAGCAAAGAATTGTCAATATTGGAAAATCTTTCCAGTTATGATTATAAAGTTAGATTCATACAGTacagaagcaggctcttcagcccaacttgtccatgttgacaaaaggtcccatctaagctagtcctatataTCTGTGTTTGGCACAATCCCCATCAATCATTTCTATCCATCCACCTGTCCACATGttatttaaatgttgctattgtacctgcctcaattacttcctctggcaactcactcTATACCTACTAGAGAATAGCTGGATAGATTGATGGAATAGTCGCAAagccccaatgcaaattggaagaacagcggctcatatttcacttgggcagcttacagcccagcagtatgaatattgacttctctaacttaaagtagcccttgctttccctctctctccatctctgccccattctagttctccgaccaatctGACTGTGCTCCTGAATAAATGTTACTTTGTATGCTTCCTTGTCACCTTCCactggctaacaatgatctattctacattttcctttattctcatcccctttgatatctgatttccctctcccctgacactcagtctgaagaaggtgcggccacggtggtgcagcggtagaattgctgccttactgcaaatGCAGCACAGGAGACTTAGGTTGGATCctaactacgagtgctgtctgtacggagtttgcacgttcaccccgtgacctgtgtgggttttctccgaaatcttcagtttcctcccacactccaaagacgtacaggtttgcaggtttgtaattggcctggtaaatgtaaaaattgtccctagtcggtGTAGGATAGCGATAGCGGGGATGCTGCTCGGCATGgacccgctgggccgaagggcctgtttctgcgctgtatctctaaactaaactaataaaaaataaactaaagggtcttgacccataaatgtcacccattccttctatccagagatgctgcctgtcccactgcgttactccagcattttgtgttcccaTTACATCCCAGACACATGATCCAattccttacccccccccccccactaatctCAGTCCTTACCCACGTGAACCCGCTTTACCCCCGCCCACGTGACCAccgcttctcacccccccccccccacgtgaccCAGTCCATTATCACACGagaccccccccccattcatttaCCCCCACACACGTGACTCCACGCTCCCCCTTTCCGTTACCGCGCATTCCCGGTCACGTGTCTCACCTGAACTCGCAGCCCAGGGCGGCGCCGCTCAGACGTCGCTCCTCTTTGCGCTCGATCTCGCGGGGCCCGTACACAGCGCACAGCACCTTGCTCCGGCCGCACTCGGCGTACACCGAGCCGTCCGCCTGGCTCACCAGCCCAGCCCGGGCGAACACGGGCCTCGGCTCGGCGGCGGAACGCCCGTCCGCCCGCGGCAGCAAGGGCTTGGGTTTCGGTTCTGCATCCAACCGTACGAACAGCAGCGGAGATTGCGTTTCATCTGGGCCGCGCACCCGTTTGGTGTCCACCGGCATGAGACTGGGAATACAGCTCTGTCAGCAAGGCCGCAGGAAGAGGCGGCAACGCCGGCAGGAGCGACCAATGCCGTGACGTTCGGCTGGTGCGCCTCCTGGAGGCGCGGAGGATCAAATGCAAACTGCATCTCTTGTCGATCACTCACCATTCCGGGAGAGGAGGGTATATGAGGGGATATTATAGGGTAGGGACATGTTTGGGGGGGGACAAATGCAAAGTAAG
This sequence is a window from Amblyraja radiata isolate CabotCenter1 chromosome 17, sAmbRad1.1.pri, whole genome shotgun sequence. Protein-coding genes within it:
- the exosc6 gene encoding exosome complex component MTR3 is translated as MPVDTKRVRGPDETQSPLLFVRLDAEPKPKPLLPRADGRSAAEPRPVFARAGLVSQADGSVYAECGRSKVLCAVYGPREIERKEERRLSGAALGCEFRFAPFSCKKRAAWIQGNLEKEYSSIMEQSLQPAVCLHKYPRSQIDVYVMVLENDGSTLAAALTCASMALAEAGIEMFDVVVGCSLRQCGATSLLDPTALEEFNAASSKGVDNGSITVALLPTLNQISGLVSKGEWEEQTSVEAIKACVEGCQKLYSVVQQCLTRSVKRKIPEFVSKA